One genomic window of Nitrospirota bacterium includes the following:
- a CDS encoding sel1 repeat family protein has product MFKLGVALFENFFFYCNNGLKLEGKEVRDRSPLEKALEAAGQGDAGAKFTLGLMYGKGRGVTPDAAQAVHWYTKAAEAGHAEGQYVLGLSYANGLGVTRDDTQAVHWYTKAAEAGHAKGQYELGLSYADGLGVTRDDVQAVHWYTKAAEAGDVNGQYMLGYMYADGRGVMRDDAQAVHWFTKAAEAGYAGAQQMLGWLYADGRGVTQDDVQAVRWYTKAAEAGDAEGQYRLGFMYKNGHGVTRDEAQMARWFTKAAEAGHAGAQWMLGLSYAEERGVTRDDAQAVHWLTKAAEAGHAEGQYSLGVMHTKGCCVTRDDAQAVHWFTKAAEAGHAKGQYELGLSYAEGRGVTRDDAQAVHWLTKAAEAGYAGAQYMLGFLYTQGCGVTRDDAQAAHWYTKAAEAGHTGAQYMLGITYTQGRDVIRCDAQAVHWFTKASEAGHAAAQYMLGFMYTQGRGVTRDDAQAAHWFTKAAEAGHAKGQYAIGLSYAEGRGVTRDDAQAMRWYTKAAEAGSAEGQYSLGVMYINGCGVTRDDVQAVHWFTKAAEAGDADGQYALGLMYAEGLGVTRDDVQAYKWYAIASSTQTGNGHRKEAVKCRDGIAGKISTQQLAEAQRLVREWKPVKCKC; this is encoded by the coding sequence ATGTTTAAATTGGGTGTTGCGTTATTTGAGAACTTTTTCTTCTATTGTAACAATGGCCTGAAGCTTGAAGGAAAAGAGGTAAGAGATCGATCGCCCTTGGAGAAGGCTTTGGAGGCTGCCGGGCAAGGCGATGCGGGGGCAAAGTTTACGCTCGGCTTGATGTACGGCAAAGGACGCGGTGTGACCCCAGATGCCGCGCAGGCGGTGCACTGGTATACGAAGGCTGCGGAGGCCGGGCATGCAGAGGGGCAGTACGTGCTTGGCTTGAGTTACGCCAACGGGCTCGGTGTCACACGAGACGACACGCAGGCGGTGCACTGGTATACGAAGGCCGCGGAGGCCGGGCATGCGAAGGGGCAGTACGAGCTTGGCTTGAGTTACGCCGACGGGCTCGGTGTGACGCGAGACGATGTGCAGGCGGTGCACTGGTATACGAAAGCTGCGGAGGCTGGGGATGTCAATGGACAGTACATGCTTGGTTACATGTACGCCGACGGGCGCGGTGTGATGCGAGACGATGCGCAGGCGGTGCACTGGTTTACGAAGGCTGCGGAGGCCGGGTATGCGGGCGCACAGCAGATGCTTGGCTGGCTGTACGCCGACGGGCGCGGTGTGACGCAAGACGATGTGCAGGCGGTGCGCTGGTATACGAAGGCCGCGGAGGCTGGGGATGCGGAGGGGCAGTACAGGCTTGGCTTCATGTACAAGAACGGGCACGGTGTGACGCGAGACGAGGCGCAAATGGCGCGCTGGTTTACGAAAGCCGCGGAGGCCGGGCATGCGGGCGCACAGTGGATGCTTGGCTTGAGTTACGCCGAAGAGCGCGGTGTCACACGAGACGACGCGCAGGCGGTCCACTGGCTTACGAAAGCCGCGGAGGCCGGGCATGCAGAGGGGCAGTACAGCCTTGGCGTCATGCACACAAAAGGGTGCTGTGTGACGCGAGACGACGCGCAGGCGGTGCACTGGTTTACGAAAGCCGCGGAGGCGGGGCATGCGAAGGGGCAGTACGAGCTTGGCTTGAGTTACGCCGAAGGGCGCGGTGTCACACGAGACGACGCGCAGGCGGTCCACTGGCTTACGAAAGCCGCGGAGGCCGGGTATGCGGGCGCACAGTACATGCTTGGCTTCTTGTACACACAGGGGTGCGGTGTGACGCGAGACGACGCGCAGGCGGCGCACTGGTATACGAAGGCCGCGGAGGCTGGGCATACGGGCGCACAGTACATGCTTGGCATCACGTACACACAGGGGCGCGATGTCATACGATGCGACGCGCAGGCGGTGCACTGGTTTACGAAAGCCTCGGAGGCTGGGCATGCGGCCGCACAGTACATGCTTGGCTTCATGTACACACAGGGGCGCGGTGTGACGCGAGACGACGCGCAGGCGGCGCACTGGTTTACGAAGGCCGCCGAGGCCGGACATGCGAAGGGGCAGTACGCGATTGGCTTGAGTTACGCCGAAGGGCGCGGTGTCACACGAGACGACGCGCAGGCGATGCGCTGGTATACGAAGGCCGCGGAGGCCGGATCTGCGGAGGGGCAGTACAGCCTTGGCGTCATGTACATAAACGGGTGCGGTGTCACACGAGACGACGTGCAGGCGGTGCACTGGTTTACGAAAGCCGCGGAGGCCGGGGATGCGGATGGGCAATACGCGCTCGGCTTGATGTACGCCGAAGGACTCGGTGTGACGCGAGACGATGTGCAGGCTTACAAGTGGTATGCGATTGCCAGTTCTACTCAGACTGGTAATGGGCACAGAAAAGAAGCTGTCAAATGCCGTGATGGTATTGCAGGGAAGATATCAACACAGCAGTTGGCCGAGGCACAGCGACTGGTTCGCGAGTGGAAGCCCGTGAAGTGTAAGTGCTAA
- a CDS encoding TIGR04255 family protein — protein sequence MAKKQSTSLPDYERPPVIEVVYGMQFASLIELRTPLIGLLWQNIKSDYPKFQEMPVLSQVIERFDQEAKTETASLELLEGPPLPRVFFLDANENWVMQIQNDRFLHNWKRVKEGDVYPRFNAVSEKFFEAWEKFSQFCRSESVSAPKLNQLELTYINHIPVREGKSVVEEIESVFPDMRWHREHEFLPNPESLSWKTSFLLPNSQGRLHVSLRHALRRKEKTPVLLLELTARGMPSTTELSKIKDWFSLGREWIVRGFTDLTDAHVQRELWGRKG from the coding sequence ATGGCTAAAAAGCAATCTACCTCTCTCCCAGACTACGAACGCCCTCCTGTAATTGAAGTGGTTTATGGTATGCAGTTCGCCTCGCTTATAGAACTGCGCACTCCTCTGATTGGATTACTTTGGCAGAATATCAAGAGCGATTACCCTAAATTTCAGGAAATGCCTGTTCTATCTCAAGTAATAGAACGCTTTGATCAAGAGGCAAAAACGGAAACAGCATCTCTCGAACTCCTGGAGGGACCTCCTCTCCCACGGGTTTTTTTCCTGGATGCCAATGAGAACTGGGTCATGCAGATTCAGAATGATCGATTCCTCCATAACTGGAAGAGAGTAAAAGAAGGAGACGTTTACCCAAGATTTAACGCGGTATCTGAAAAGTTTTTCGAAGCCTGGGAGAAGTTTTCGCAATTTTGTCGTTCCGAAAGCGTTTCTGCGCCAAAATTGAACCAATTGGAATTGACATACATCAATCACATCCCTGTTCGTGAAGGCAAATCTGTTGTGGAAGAAATCGAGTCTGTTTTCCCTGATATGCGCTGGCACAGGGAACACGAGTTTCTCCCCAATCCAGAATCGCTCTCCTGGAAAACCTCTTTCCTCCTTCCTAACAGTCAAGGGCGTTTGCATGTGTCTTTGCGTCACGCTTTGCGTCGAAAGGAAAAGACGCCCGTTCTGCTCCTTGAGTTAACAGCCAGAGGAATGCCATCAACAACTGAGCTCTCTAAGATCAAGGATTGGTTTTCCCTTGGTCGCGAATGGATTGTCAGAGGCTTCACGGATCTAACTGATGCCCATGTGCAGAGAGAGCTGTGGGGGCGGAAGGGATAA
- a CDS encoding zinc metallopeptidase translates to MLVALLAVIVGIVIFAPQLWTRRVFAQYSGPRPDYPGTGGELARHLLNRLDMAHITVDMTEKGDHYDPETKTVRLMPDHFSGKSLTAVTIAVHEVGHAIQDHMGYQPLANRTRLVRVAQGAEKLGAVVMMGIPIATALARTPTAGLFVLITGMATMGIATLVHLITLPVEWDASFRRALPVLQQGNYLSSDDMQGARRILIAAALTYVAASLASLLNLWRWIAFLRR, encoded by the coding sequence ATGCTTGTAGCCCTGCTGGCGGTCATTGTCGGTATTGTCATATTCGCACCGCAACTCTGGACCAGGCGAGTCTTTGCCCAATATAGTGGGCCCCGTCCCGACTATCCGGGCACAGGAGGAGAATTAGCACGACACCTGCTCAACCGACTCGATATGGCGCACATCACGGTAGACATGACCGAGAAGGGGGACCATTACGATCCTGAGACCAAAACTGTTCGCCTGATGCCAGATCACTTCAGTGGAAAATCGCTCACGGCTGTCACAATTGCCGTCCACGAGGTCGGCCATGCGATACAGGACCATATGGGCTACCAGCCGCTCGCGAACCGCACAAGGCTCGTACGGGTTGCGCAGGGGGCGGAGAAACTTGGGGCGGTGGTAATGATGGGAATTCCGATCGCGACAGCGTTAGCTCGGACCCCTACGGCAGGGCTCTTTGTGCTGATCACCGGAATGGCTACGATGGGGATCGCCACACTCGTGCACCTCATCACGCTTCCAGTCGAGTGGGACGCCAGTTTCAGACGCGCCCTTCCGGTGCTCCAGCAAGGCAATTACCTGTCGTCCGACGACATGCAGGGGGCCCGCCGCATCCTCATCGCGGCAGCTCTGACCTATGTGGCAGCCTCTCTGGCAAGTCTGCTTAACCTGTGGCGGTGGATCGCCTTCCTGCGGCGATAG
- a CDS encoding DUF2569 family protein: MFGFIQEFQPILSEAFKAVGPIDFLAHDIPIIRALKVALLIDALAAITIYWLLFSKHQSFRPISVCILLSIWPAQALRGFLDPSPAVVDALALSFFTYVVNCAIWVTYLQRSKRVRVTFEHSVKTGQDNVVAHT, translated from the coding sequence ATGTTCGGCTTTATTCAAGAATTCCAGCCAATCCTTTCTGAAGCATTTAAAGCGGTCGGTCCTATCGATTTCTTGGCCCACGATATCCCAATCATCAGAGCCCTAAAAGTTGCTCTGTTGATCGACGCGCTGGCAGCAATCACAATCTATTGGCTGCTTTTCTCAAAACATCAGAGCTTTCGTCCAATATCTGTCTGCATTTTGTTAAGTATCTGGCCAGCCCAGGCTCTCAGAGGCTTTCTAGACCCATCCCCTGCAGTGGTGGATGCGCTCGCACTGAGCTTTTTTACATACGTAGTTAATTGTGCGATCTGGGTTACATATCTCCAAAGGTCGAAGCGCGTCCGGGTGACGTTTGAGCACAGTGTGAAAACGGGTCAAGATAATGTCGTGGCTCACACGTGA
- a CDS encoding helix-turn-helix domain-containing protein, whose translation MTKSFGKALQHLRREQGLGLRMAAEELHLSAAYLSKIEQDKEPPPRPEVIRRMATLFGGEDTLFDLARTNDPGLMDFLRSNPSARELVRTVMLAKLKDADIRRIISQINEGSEGKSSNRKERTMIQQAPWSTVWPKFLQNLLNQPRCPRHPDCPHVKSMVQGVINDVLSVGADGIRVRSHRTNNVDEIPEERFKVWWKHLSRNGSASLVPGGPNNPHPWRSRIVGAILATALPDEIEIETSNSIILKNTKA comes from the coding sequence ATGACAAAATCGTTCGGCAAGGCACTTCAGCATCTCAGGCGTGAGCAAGGGCTTGGACTACGAATGGCCGCAGAGGAGCTTCATTTATCGGCTGCTTACCTCAGCAAAATAGAACAAGACAAAGAGCCGCCGCCTCGACCAGAGGTTATTAGAAGAATGGCCACGCTATTTGGAGGAGAAGATACGCTTTTTGATCTGGCGAGGACAAATGATCCTGGTTTGATGGATTTTCTCCGAAGTAATCCTTCAGCTAGAGAACTCGTTCGTACAGTAATGCTGGCCAAATTGAAGGATGCCGATATTAGAAGAATTATCTCGCAGATCAATGAAGGGAGTGAAGGCAAAAGTTCGAACAGAAAGGAGCGAACCATGATACAGCAAGCACCTTGGTCGACGGTTTGGCCAAAGTTTCTCCAAAACCTTCTTAATCAACCGAGATGTCCGAGACATCCTGATTGCCCTCATGTGAAATCCATGGTTCAGGGAGTGATTAACGACGTGTTATCTGTTGGTGCCGATGGAATTCGGGTCAGATCACATCGTACAAATAACGTCGATGAGATACCGGAGGAACGATTTAAGGTGTGGTGGAAGCATCTGTCCAGGAACGGCTCCGCTTCCTTGGTGCCTGGTGGCCCGAACAATCCTCACCCTTGGCGATCCCGAATTGTAGGGGCCATATTAGCCACAGCCTTGCCAGATGAAATCGAAATTGAAACTTCGAACAGCATTATTCTTAAGAATACGAAGGCTTGA
- a CDS encoding dicarboxylate/amino acid:cation symporter produces the protein MQTTPRLIPLPLYTQVLIAVACGALLGVVFGQEPYLGGLRNEDLGWLGLLLVTLLKTLAIPLIFFAILDALIRTSLPLRQGTKLLLICLINVSVAMTIGLVIMNTWQPGLAWLGHVDELLNVVPITKPSAGASATVQTGTQSPIEYLASYIPRTIMAPFSTGNIIGVVLLALCIGATLRRLHGNAEQGHGVIHSLVRVIEHVYSWLVQILGWIILAVPLAVFGVVAQVVGKAGIGVFAVLWIFLVAMLVGLLIHALGYYPLVAWLVGKKSPKIYLGQGADAIMTGVSCNSSLAAVPVTLRCLDRMQVSPQSARLAACVGTNLNNDGITLYEAMAALFLAQALGFDLSMGSQVLIVAASMIAGAGVAGIPEAGMIVLPLVLSAAGLPPHVIGAAIPLIMTVDWIIARARSGVNVLSDMLVAILLDVGRVTAAAETIALQPQSEAANSTEP, from the coding sequence ATGCAGACCACACCACGCTTGATCCCGCTGCCGCTCTACACACAAGTGCTCATCGCCGTGGCCTGTGGCGCGCTGCTTGGAGTGGTCTTCGGTCAAGAACCCTATCTGGGCGGCCTGCGCAACGAGGATCTGGGATGGCTTGGCCTGCTGCTTGTCACGCTGCTCAAGACCCTCGCCATCCCACTCATCTTCTTTGCGATCCTGGATGCGCTCATCCGCACCAGTCTCCCGCTGCGTCAGGGGACCAAGCTGCTCCTCATCTGCCTCATCAACGTTTCCGTGGCCATGACGATCGGTCTCGTGATCATGAATACCTGGCAGCCGGGGCTTGCGTGGTTGGGCCACGTCGACGAATTGCTGAACGTCGTGCCAATCACCAAGCCATCGGCGGGCGCCTCAGCGACAGTGCAGACTGGAACACAGAGTCCGATCGAATACCTGGCGTCCTATATTCCCCGCACCATCATGGCGCCATTTTCAACCGGCAACATCATTGGAGTCGTCCTCCTTGCCCTCTGCATCGGCGCCACGCTTCGCCGCTTGCATGGCAATGCGGAGCAAGGTCACGGAGTCATTCATTCTCTGGTGCGGGTTATTGAGCACGTGTATTCGTGGCTTGTGCAGATACTCGGATGGATCATCCTCGCAGTACCGCTCGCCGTCTTCGGCGTCGTTGCTCAGGTTGTCGGCAAAGCGGGCATCGGTGTCTTCGCCGTCCTCTGGATTTTCCTTGTCGCCATGCTCGTCGGGCTCCTCATCCACGCGCTTGGCTACTATCCGCTCGTTGCCTGGCTGGTCGGGAAGAAGTCACCGAAGATTTATCTGGGACAAGGGGCCGACGCAATCATGACCGGCGTGTCGTGCAACAGCAGTCTCGCCGCCGTGCCTGTCACCCTCCGGTGCCTCGATCGCATGCAGGTCTCGCCTCAGTCGGCGCGTCTCGCCGCCTGTGTTGGCACGAACCTCAACAACGACGGCATCACCCTCTATGAAGCGATGGCTGCGCTCTTTCTCGCGCAAGCGCTGGGCTTTGACCTATCGATGGGCAGTCAGGTGCTGATCGTCGCTGCGTCGATGATTGCGGGGGCCGGCGTGGCCGGCATTCCGGAAGCCGGAATGATCGTCTTGCCGCTCGTCCTCTCGGCTGCCGGCTTGCCGCCTCATGTGATCGGTGCGGCCATTCCACTGATCATGACGGTGGATTGGATCATCGCCCGAGCCCGTTCTGGCGTGAACGTCCTGAGCGACATGCTGGTCGCTATCCTCCTCGATGTCGGGCGTGTCACAGCTGCGGCTGAAACAATCGCGCTTCAGCCCCAATCTGAAGCCGCGAATTCCACAGAGCCCTAG
- a CDS encoding sel1 repeat family protein — protein sequence MTRIQKEAKQGDPTVQWSLGVLDARGNGVPQSFTEAVKWFRKSAEQGCAPGQEFLGHSYALGQGVPQDHAEAVKWLQKAVLQGQATVAAYWALGLRYANGLGTPQNDGEAVKCFKVAAEQDLGEAQAALGNIYAQGRGVPKDDLEASKWLLKAAAQGKV from the coding sequence GTGACGAGGATTCAGAAAGAAGCCAAACAAGGTGATCCCACAGTCCAGTGGTCACTAGGGGTATTGGATGCCAGAGGCAATGGTGTACCTCAAAGTTTCACAGAGGCAGTGAAATGGTTTCGAAAATCAGCCGAACAGGGCTGTGCACCAGGACAAGAATTTCTGGGGCACTCCTATGCCCTGGGCCAAGGTGTGCCTCAGGATCATGCTGAAGCCGTCAAGTGGCTCCAAAAGGCGGTTTTGCAGGGCCAGGCTACTGTTGCTGCATATTGGGCACTGGGGTTGAGATATGCAAACGGACTTGGCACTCCTCAAAATGATGGCGAAGCCGTAAAATGTTTTAAAGTTGCTGCGGAGCAAGATCTCGGAGAGGCACAGGCTGCTCTAGGAAATATCTATGCTCAGGGTCGCGGTGTTCCAAAGGATGATCTTGAGGCCTCAAAGTGGCTTCTAAAAGCAGCGGCACAAGGTAAAGTGTAA